The genomic interval GGCTGATGGGCGCCACGATCGGCGTCGATGTCGACTCCCAGGATCTCATCTGGGTACTCCATCGCAACACGATGGATCAGTTCGTGCTCAACACTGAGGTCGGCATGATGGCCGATCCCCCGGTGAGCGAGTGCTGCCAGCCCGGCCCGCCCGTCCTGATCTTCAACCAGGAGGGTGAGTTGGTCGACAGCTGGGGAGGCCCCGGCACGGAGACCGGCGACTACGTCTGGCCGGAGTCGAACCACGGCATTACCGTCGACCACATGGACAACGTGTGGATCGGCGGGAACGGCCAGGGTGACGCGCACGTGCTGAAGTTCACGCGGAGCGGCGACTTCCTCATGTCGGTCGGCACCCACAACGCGCGGCTCGTGCGCGAGGAGGATGGCCGCCGGATCTTCGAGCGCGACAGCCACGCGGCCGACAGCTACGGCCGCGTCGCCAAGATCGGGATCGACCCGGATGCGAACGAGGCGTACTTCGCCGACGGTTACTACAACAAGCGTATGGCCGTCGTGGACGCCGACACCGGCGAGCTGAAGCGCTACTGGGGCGCCTACGGGAACGATCCGGACGATGACTACGACTTCGGCGGGCCGTACGAACCGGGCGGCGCGCCGGCGCAGCAGTTCCGCGGCCCGGTCCACTGCGGCGAGATCTCGAATGACGGCCTCGTCTACGTCTGCGACCGCGCGGAGGATCGGATTCAGGTCTTCCAGACGGACGGCACCTTCGTGGACGAGTACTTCGTCGCGACCCACACCCGGTCGCAGGGCTCGACCTGGGACATCGACTTTTCACCCGACCCCGAACAGACCTACCTCTACCTGGCCGACGGGCAGAACATGAAGGTCTACATCATCGAGCGGGAGACCATGGAGGTGCTGACCGCGTTCGGGGACGGCGGCCGCCAGCCGGGGATGTTCTTCGCCGTGCACAGCATCGCGGTCGACTCCGACGGCAACATCTACACGACCGAGACCTACGAGGGATCGCGCGTGCAGAAGTTCGTCTACAAGGGGATCGGTCCGGTTCCGGCGGGAGCCGAGGGCGAGAACAGCCAGGGCGTGCTCTGGCCGACCAACTAGCCCGCGCGCCGCGGAGGGCGCATTGGAAGTTTCGCTAGCGCGAAATCTCTGGGCTGGGCGAGACAGGAAGAGCCGGTCCGGCGCCATGCCGGACCGGCTCTTCGTTTGTACGGGCGACGTGGCTGGACGCGACGAGGCGACGTCGCTTATTGCAGGGCTGACGGCTTGATGCGGAAACCGTCCGCCGTTTCCTCGCGGAACTGCTCGTGGCAGGCGGCGCAGGCGCCCCGGAGATCCTCAAGTCCCGCCGTTGCCGCACTCGGATCCTGCGCCCCCGATGCGCGGGCGATGGCGCGGGCAGCCTCGATGGCGTTCCCGGCTAGCTCAACCGCCTCCGCCTGCCCCTGGGCCTCCCAGAACGACACGACCCTCGCGAACTGCTCCCGCATCTTGTCGGTGTCCTCGCCCAGATCGCCCCAATAGCTCGCGTCGAGGTGGATCGAGGCATCCGACACCAGGTAGCGGAGCTCCTGCATCGCGTCCTCGTAGTCTTCGACGCTCACTGCTTCCTGCGCGCCGGCGAGCCCTCCGCCCGCCGCGAGTCCGAGCAGCGCGCCGAGTAGCGCTGCCTGTCGCAACTTCTGCATGCCATCCTCCTTACGGTCCGGTGTCCGATGGAACGTTCGTCGGAACCGTTCGAATCATACCGGCAGAGAGGAACTCCCGGTTGCCGCTTGTGGCAACATGTCCGTGGGTATAGGCTGTCGATTGTTTGCGGGCGCGCCGTGCGCCACATCCATGGGAGAGCGACAGATGCGACTCAACGGACGATTCGTGGCGGCGGTGGCATTCCTGGCGGTGGCAGGCGCGACGGTTGATGTTGCGGCCCAGGCGCGAGTCACTGGCAAGATAACTGACGAGTGGGGCAACGGCCTGCCGGGCGTCCTGGTTTCGGCGCAGCGCGACGGCGGCGGAACACCGACGACGACCACGACGGAAGACAACGGCGAGTTCTTCATGATCGGTCTGTCGTCGGCCCAGTACGACATCACCTTTACGCGCGATGGCTATCAGGGGATACGGACGCCGGCGTTGATCCGGAGTCGCGACAACCAACCCATCGAACTGGAACTGGAGGCGCTCCCGACCGGCGGTCGTCTGCGCGGCGAGCAGGAGTTTCAGGCCC from Acidobacteriota bacterium carries:
- a CDS encoding carboxypeptidase regulatory-like domain-containing protein, encoding MPSSLRSGVRWNVRRNRSNHTGREELPVAACGNMSVGIGCRLFAGAPCATSMGERQMRLNGRFVAAVAFLAVAGATVDVAAQARVTGKITDEWGNGLPGVLVSAQRDGGGTPTTTTTEDNGEFFMIGLSSAQYDITFTRDGYQGIRTPALIRSRDNQPIELELEALPTGGRLRGEQEFQAQGGSPWMKFNEEGFFEFEDADGEEGMGTYGIVEQDALLVVREYDGDDDKYSIVVPVVVSFSSDQFTSFTWDGVELTKQ